Proteins found in one Acidobacteriota bacterium genomic segment:
- a CDS encoding glycosyltransferase family 4 protein has translation MLHVVIVYPMDPLGSKIGGVVTFLKGLIAHSPPDFHFDFFGITSDRRNRPLWKRRTLAFGAKSFSFVPVLEKRNENEKDPIPLALKFSLALLLRRVRPAPGVFVFNRIEPSLAFPGRTDPKIGFIHSDMTRQTAAGATEVLWSRWPHAYSLLEKAAFRRLHMVFVNNRRSLEHYMRRHPRATGKFAYVSIWVDPELFFPSAESKRSARENLRQIRPFLPIDDPWIVFAGRLQKVKNPRLAVAGFRQFRRAGGAGKLLIIGEGNLRERIAETIRREELVDDVFLLGEMTQKALADFYRAADILVSTSLTEGGPRSVLEALGSGIPVVTTDVGEVRCFVRSGVSGEIVDASAEDIGNALDRILSRPDIYTVSRCLESVKELTPRRVLQPVYQKIRELGERAGRL, from the coding sequence ATGCTCCATGTCGTCATCGTCTACCCGATGGATCCGCTGGGTTCCAAAATCGGCGGAGTGGTCACGTTTCTCAAAGGACTCATCGCCCATTCTCCCCCGGATTTCCATTTCGATTTCTTCGGCATCACGTCTGATCGCCGGAATCGGCCTCTCTGGAAAAGGCGGACTCTTGCGTTCGGAGCGAAATCTTTCTCGTTTGTTCCCGTTCTCGAAAAAAGGAACGAAAACGAGAAAGATCCTATCCCCCTTGCCCTGAAATTCAGCCTGGCTCTTCTCCTGCGCCGTGTCCGTCCGGCTCCGGGCGTTTTCGTCTTCAACAGAATTGAGCCATCGCTTGCTTTTCCGGGAAGGACCGACCCCAAGATCGGATTCATTCATTCGGATATGACCCGCCAAACGGCCGCCGGGGCGACCGAAGTCCTGTGGTCCCGCTGGCCGCATGCCTATTCGCTTTTAGAAAAGGCGGCTTTCCGGCGTCTCCATATGGTTTTCGTCAACAACCGTAGGAGTCTGGAGCACTATATGCGCCGCCATCCCCGGGCGACGGGCAAGTTCGCCTATGTTTCGATTTGGGTGGATCCCGAGCTTTTTTTCCCCTCCGCCGAGTCGAAACGCTCCGCCCGGGAAAATCTCCGGCAGATCCGTCCTTTTCTTCCAATCGATGACCCCTGGATCGTTTTCGCGGGACGGCTTCAAAAGGTCAAGAACCCCCGGCTGGCCGTCGCCGGCTTCCGGCAATTTCGCCGGGCGGGCGGCGCCGGAAAGCTTCTCATCATCGGTGAAGGCAATCTCAGGGAGCGGATCGCCGAAACCATCCGCCGGGAAGAACTGGTGGACGATGTTTTTCTGCTCGGCGAGATGACGCAGAAGGCTTTGGCGGATTTTTATCGGGCCGCGGACATCCTTGTCTCGACCAGCCTGACCGAGGGCGGACCGCGTTCAGTCCTGGAGGCCCTCGGCAGTGGAATTCCCGTCGTAACCACGGACGTCGGCGAAGTTCGTTGCTTTGTCAGGAGCGGAGTTTCTGGAGAGATCGTCGACGCCTCGGCAGAGGACATCGGCAATGCCCTCGACAGGATTCTCAGTCGCCCGGATATCTACACTGTCTCCCGCTGCCTCGAATCCGTCAAGGAGCTTACGCCCCGCCGTGTCCTGCAGCCCGTTTATCAAAAAATCCGCGAGCTCGGCGAGCGGGCCGGGCGGCTGTGA
- a CDS encoding alcohol dehydrogenase catalytic domain-containing protein, producing the protein MKAAVLAGPSRIEIRDIPKPEIKDPRDVLLRVVRAGICGSDLHYYVPGYFEAGGVAYPLVPGHECTAVIEEIGSGVSRLRPGMRAAVDPAIACGRCDQCRAGRPHTCRNIGFLGFPGQLVGGLAEFISVPEANVFPLPDGVSFEEGALVEPLAIGMYAVSLAGGTPGKSVGILGAGPIGLCVLLAARAEGCGPVFVTDKVEDRLRAAAETGASWTRNPDDVDMAEDIPAREPAGLDLVFECCGDQAALDQALAVLNPGGKLLVLGIPPASRISFDAGRLRRHEISIIHVRRQNGFTGRAVEAVASGLISPAFLATHQFPLDRTQDAFILAASRADGALKVMVSP; encoded by the coding sequence GTGAAGGCCGCCGTTCTCGCCGGCCCCAGCCGCATCGAAATCCGGGACATTCCCAAGCCGGAAATCAAAGATCCCCGGGATGTTCTTCTGCGTGTTGTGCGGGCCGGGATCTGCGGGAGCGATCTGCACTATTATGTCCCCGGCTATTTTGAAGCGGGCGGCGTCGCCTATCCGCTCGTTCCCGGACACGAGTGCACCGCGGTCATCGAGGAGATCGGGAGCGGCGTGTCTCGCCTGAGACCCGGGATGCGGGCGGCCGTCGATCCCGCCATCGCCTGTGGACGATGCGACCAGTGCCGCGCCGGACGGCCTCATACCTGCCGGAATATCGGCTTTCTCGGTTTTCCCGGACAGCTCGTCGGCGGACTGGCTGAGTTCATCTCCGTCCCCGAGGCCAATGTCTTCCCCCTGCCGGACGGCGTGAGTTTTGAGGAGGGCGCGCTCGTCGAGCCCCTGGCTATCGGCATGTATGCCGTATCTCTGGCCGGCGGAACGCCGGGAAAAAGCGTCGGGATTCTGGGCGCGGGACCGATCGGGCTCTGCGTGCTTCTTGCCGCGCGCGCAGAGGGTTGCGGTCCGGTTTTCGTGACCGACAAGGTCGAAGACCGCCTTAGGGCTGCGGCCGAAACCGGCGCGTCATGGACGAGGAACCCGGATGATGTCGATATGGCTGAAGACATCCCGGCCCGCGAGCCGGCCGGACTCGATCTCGTCTTCGAATGCTGCGGTGATCAGGCGGCTCTTGACCAAGCCCTGGCCGTTCTCAATCCGGGCGGCAAACTCCTGGTTCTCGGCATCCCTCCGGCTTCACGAATTTCCTTTGATGCCGGCCGCCTGCGACGGCACGAGATCTCAATCATTCACGTCCGCCGCCAGAACGGCTTCACCGGCCGGGCCGTCGAGGCCGTCGCCTCCGGGCTTATCTCCCCGGCCTTTCTGGCCACCCACCAGTTCCCTCTGGACCGGACACAGGACGCTTTCATTCTGGCCGCCTCCCGCGCCGACGGCGCCCTTAAAGTCATGGTTTCGCCTTAA
- a CDS encoding SDR family oxidoreductase: MGFLTDKVLIVTGAGSGIGSAAAQACARRGAAVVLAGRRADKLDLVREKLTGHGFRAAAVPADVTRPEDVRRLFDETEKIFGPVDILVNNAGRGLKADILEIRDEDWREVLDTDLTSVFLCSREALRRMIKAGRRGHIITVSSIAGLYGTGGYAAYCAAKHGVTGFQRSLKWEARKRGVKVSTVFPGRVDTEFFDVYSKRPGQRQMLPAAALGEYIAAIAERKPLKRQALRILNIGRRVVRLAGIDS, translated from the coding sequence ATGGGTTTCTTGACGGATAAGGTCCTGATCGTCACCGGGGCCGGTTCCGGAATCGGCTCGGCGGCGGCCCAAGCCTGCGCCCGGCGCGGCGCCGCCGTCGTTCTGGCCGGGCGGCGGGCGGACAAACTGGATCTTGTGAGGGAGAAACTGACCGGACACGGTTTCCGGGCCGCCGCCGTTCCGGCCGACGTCACCCGGCCGGAGGACGTCCGGCGCCTTTTCGATGAAACGGAAAAGATTTTCGGCCCGGTCGATATCCTCGTCAACAACGCCGGGCGGGGCCTCAAGGCCGACATCCTCGAAATCCGGGATGAAGACTGGCGAGAGGTTCTCGACACCGATCTGACGAGCGTTTTTCTCTGCTCGCGCGAGGCCTTGAGACGGATGATCAAAGCGGGCCGCCGCGGACACATCATCACGGTTTCTTCCATCGCCGGACTCTACGGCACAGGCGGATACGCCGCCTACTGCGCGGCCAAGCACGGCGTCACGGGCTTTCAGCGTTCGCTCAAATGGGAAGCTCGAAAACGCGGCGTCAAGGTCTCAACGGTGTTCCCCGGGCGTGTGGATACGGAGTTTTTCGACGTTTACTCCAAGCGGCCCGGTCAGAGACAGATGCTTCCGGCCGCCGCTCTCGGCGAATACATCGCAGCCATCGCAGAGCGGAAGCCCCTGAAACGCCAAGCCCTCCGGATCTTGAATATCGGGAGAAGAGTCGTTCGTCTGGCTGGGATCGACTCGTGA
- a CDS encoding NAD-dependent epimerase/dehydratase family protein, with amino-acid sequence MSVSTSMEEKFRTRSGEAARGPAVLITGGHGFLGQYVVRALLEEFPGAVLTILDKQGPAIDLFGLSERPEISTVLADITSYTAIESAFAGKDAVIHLAGLVTTSRKDRKSLLAVNVEGTLNVLRAIAAHHVSRLVHVSSVAAVGYNGNRGQPVDEDFAFDWKIARRRKKFYMLTKHLADEAVLQSMAEGLDAVVLHPSLMFGPGDLSNSARFIRAMQQGRIAFNMPGGMSVMHVRDAAEGIRAVMKNGVRRGRYLLSGDNHTFRDINRITAEELGVRPPRWNAPRAAGPFLYRLARFLEAASPKKIEVTAEDVDNCFRFRYCDNSRARKDLQWRPSVSFPETIRETVDWLKTHGFLDG; translated from the coding sequence GTGAGCGTTTCGACATCCATGGAAGAGAAATTCCGGACGCGAAGCGGGGAAGCGGCCCGGGGACCGGCCGTTCTGATCACCGGGGGACACGGCTTCCTGGGCCAATATGTCGTCCGGGCGCTTCTCGAGGAGTTTCCCGGGGCGGTCCTCACCATTCTCGACAAGCAAGGCCCCGCCATCGATCTTTTCGGGCTGAGCGAACGGCCGGAGATATCGACCGTCCTTGCGGACATCACAAGCTACACAGCCATCGAAAGCGCCTTCGCCGGAAAGGACGCCGTCATTCACCTGGCCGGTCTGGTGACGACGTCGCGAAAGGACCGAAAGAGTCTTCTCGCCGTCAACGTGGAGGGGACCCTCAATGTCCTCCGGGCGATCGCCGCCCATCATGTCTCCCGCTTGGTTCACGTCAGTTCCGTGGCCGCCGTGGGATACAACGGCAACAGGGGACAGCCGGTCGACGAGGATTTCGCCTTCGACTGGAAAATCGCCCGCCGCCGGAAAAAATTCTACATGTTGACCAAGCACCTGGCCGACGAGGCCGTCCTTCAGAGCATGGCGGAGGGGTTGGACGCGGTCGTTCTTCATCCGAGCCTGATGTTCGGCCCCGGCGATCTTTCCAATTCGGCCCGATTCATCCGGGCGATGCAACAAGGACGCATCGCCTTCAACATGCCCGGGGGGATGAGCGTCATGCATGTCCGGGACGCAGCGGAGGGAATCCGGGCCGTCATGAAAAACGGCGTGCGCCGGGGGCGCTATCTCCTCTCCGGAGACAACCACACGTTCCGGGACATCAACCGGATCACGGCTGAAGAACTGGGGGTTCGTCCGCCCCGATGGAACGCACCCCGGGCCGCCGGCCCGTTTCTCTATCGATTGGCGCGCTTTCTGGAAGCCGCCAGCCCGAAAAAAATCGAAGTCACCGCAGAAGATGTCGACAATTGTTTCAGGTTCCGCTACTGCGACAATTCCCGGGCCCGCAAAGATCTTCAGTGGCGGCCGTCCGTTTCTTTTCCGGAAACGATTCGGGAAACCGTCGACTGGCTGAAAACCCATGGGTTTCTTGACGGATAA
- a CDS encoding fucose isomerase — protein sequence MINIPDVLVGLVAVSRDCFPIELSRTRRARVAEACRAKGLPFVELETVVESESDALKALDEARSRGANALAVYLGNFGPEGPTTLMAQKFGGPVMFAAAAEETEADLVGGRGDAYCGLLNTSYNCGLRKLRPFIPETPFGLPDAIAGMMDDFVPAARVVLGLRGLKIFGFGPRPQDFLACNAPVKPLYDLGVEVMENSELDLYDIFLKAEGRPEVEDVARDMAEELGAGNTYPDLLKKLARYETALMTFMETHLGASAYGVFANKCWPAFESFFGFVPCYVNSRLAGRGIPVACEVDIYGALSEYMAVCATGLPATLLDVNNTVPCDMIVASAGAFRGFKPTDLFMGFHCGNTPAPCLVDGAMKHQLIMHRLMEPENDPDITRGTLEGRIRPGGITLFRLQSTADTVLLSYIAEGDVLDVDPKSFGGIGVFAVPEMGRFYRHVLIEKRFPHHTAVAFAKAGRALWNALRMLGVEDVSFNRPKDLPYPTENPFG from the coding sequence CTGATCAATATTCCCGATGTCCTCGTCGGACTTGTCGCCGTCAGCCGCGACTGCTTTCCCATCGAACTCTCCCGAACACGGCGGGCCCGAGTCGCCGAGGCCTGCCGGGCCAAAGGCCTTCCGTTCGTCGAACTCGAGACCGTCGTCGAAAGCGAATCCGACGCCCTCAAGGCCCTGGACGAGGCCCGGAGCCGCGGCGCGAATGCGCTCGCCGTCTATCTCGGGAACTTCGGTCCGGAAGGGCCGACGACCCTGATGGCCCAAAAATTCGGCGGGCCGGTCATGTTCGCCGCCGCCGCCGAGGAAACGGAAGCCGATCTCGTCGGCGGCCGGGGCGATGCCTACTGCGGTCTTCTCAATACGTCCTACAATTGCGGCCTGCGCAAGCTGCGGCCGTTCATCCCCGAAACTCCGTTCGGCCTGCCCGACGCGATCGCCGGCATGATGGACGATTTCGTTCCGGCCGCGCGCGTCGTCCTCGGCCTCCGCGGTCTCAAGATTTTCGGCTTCGGACCGCGGCCCCAGGACTTTCTGGCCTGCAACGCGCCCGTCAAGCCCCTTTATGACCTGGGGGTCGAAGTCATGGAAAATTCCGAACTCGACCTCTACGACATCTTTCTCAAAGCCGAGGGCCGGCCCGAGGTCGAGGACGTCGCCCGCGACATGGCCGAAGAGCTGGGCGCGGGAAACACCTACCCCGACCTTCTGAAAAAACTGGCCCGATACGAAACCGCCCTCATGACGTTCATGGAAACCCATCTCGGCGCCTCGGCCTACGGCGTTTTCGCCAACAAATGCTGGCCGGCCTTCGAAAGCTTTTTCGGTTTCGTCCCCTGTTACGTCAATTCCCGGCTGGCCGGACGGGGCATCCCCGTCGCCTGCGAAGTCGACATCTACGGCGCCCTCAGCGAATACATGGCCGTCTGCGCGACCGGTCTCCCGGCCACGCTCCTCGACGTCAACAACACCGTCCCCTGCGATATGATCGTCGCTTCGGCCGGAGCGTTTCGCGGCTTCAAGCCGACCGACCTTTTCATGGGCTTCCACTGTGGAAACACGCCGGCGCCTTGTCTTGTCGACGGAGCCATGAAGCACCAGCTTATCATGCACCGGCTGATGGAGCCGGAGAATGATCCGGACATCACGCGCGGCACGCTCGAAGGCCGGATCCGTCCGGGAGGCATCACGCTGTTCCGCCTTCAGTCGACGGCGGACACCGTTCTCCTTTCCTATATCGCCGAGGGCGATGTGCTGGATGTCGACCCGAAATCCTTCGGCGGCATCGGCGTGTTCGCCGTTCCCGAAATGGGACGCTTCTATCGCCACGTTCTGATCGAAAAGCGCTTTCCCCACCACACGGCGGTGGCTTTCGCCAAGGCGGGACGGGCTCTTTGGAACGCGCTTCGGATGCTGGGCGTCGAGGATGTTTCCTTCAACCGGCCGAAGGACCTGCCCTACCCCACGGAAAATCCGTTTGGCTGA